The DNA window ATCAGTAAATATTTTGCGGTTTTATAGTTCTACAAAACTGCAAGTTGCACACTTTTTCTAGTATGggaacatattttataatttagtatTAAGGAGACACTACTATTAAaaggtacaaaaaaaaaaaaataaaatgtctttcccgaaaaaatttagaaaactttttaagaaaatataacgACTTAATTGATAATgagcatcaaatatttttttattccatgCTAAATGAATTGCGACCATGTTTATCCGAGCCATTTATATATTCACCGAATGGTTTACATAAGAAAAATTGTCCTTTTGCGGATAATTCATACAAGGAAATCGTAGATATATGTAATTGTATTTCACTCTATTCCCGatataaaacattgaaaaaaatttataatttatatgctGCCATGTTTAAGGAGTCAAGATGGTAGAAAACAAATGTGTGATAAAGCTGCCTCAACGTTTGTCATGAAATTCATAATCACAATACTTGGACGGATTGGTTTGTGTTAGGATAACaattaaacataattataaaaataatataaaaaattatttaatataaaataatataaaaaattattttcccagGCGCTAATATGATTTTCACGTGCGCAACGTGCACCCGGATATACGTTGTCCTCGAAGTTCTTGCCTGCTTTTTCGCAGTTCGCCCTTCACAGCTAGATGGTTACTGGCACCTTCACCGCATTGGCAACTGCGATCAGCACCAAGAACACACCAACGACGTTATGACTCAAGGGATGGAAAGCTGCACGTAAGGAAGGCAACGCTGGGGGTAAGTGGATATAATAACACAACCATTAAATGACGTGAAGAATACATGCCTtgagtgtataaaatatttatttactctttgaatttattgattttttgtgaGATCGTAGTAAGTGTGTCGGAAAGCTAGGCTTCCGATGTGGCTGGGAATCGGTTGTGTTGAGTAGGGTGTGCCTCCAAGTTCTCCTCCTCGTAGGGTGGTAGTAAGACCAATTTGGCAAGCGGTCTTGTAACTTGGCCTTTTTCGGTGATAATGTCAACTACTCGCACTCGGGTATCAGCACCTGGGTGTATGTTGACAATCCTACCCAATCTCCACTCGTTCGGTGACAAATTGTCTTCCTTGATGACGACAAGCTCACCTGTTTTTATATTTGTCTTTGGATGTTTCCACTTGATGCGTTTCTGCATTTCGTTCAGGTATTCCGTTTTCCACCTTTTGCAGAAGGATTGATGTAAGGCTTTAAGTTTCTGCCATCTATTTACGATAGAGGCACTGCTTTCATTTACATCAGGTTCTGGTGGGGCCATCAAATGTCCGCCGACCAAAAAATGTCCTGGAGTAAGTGGCTCCAAATCGGTAGGTTCGTTTGAGGCTGGGCTTAATGGTCGCGAATTAAGGCAAGACTCAATTCGGCATAAGAGTGTGTTAAACTCTTCAAGAGTGAATTTGTGCCCAGACGCAATCTTCCGAAAATGACTCTTAAAGCTTTTCACACCTGCTTCCCAAAGtccgcccatatgaggagctgCAGCAGGTATGAAATGCCATGTGAGAGCTTGGTGGCTATACTTTGAGATAGCATTGATGCGAGCATCGGCTATGACGGCTTTAAGTTCGGACCTTAGGGATCTCGATGCTCCAACGAAGTTTGTTCCGTTgtctgaataaatatttttggggcAACCTCTTCTTGACACGAATCTAGAGAGTGCTGCTAAAAACGATTGTGTCGATAAGTCGGTAGTGGCCTCCAGGTGGATGGCCCTTGTTGTAAAGCAGACAAACAGGCAGACATACCCTTTGGATACACGGCATCCTCTTCCACGGTAGCTTTTTATTTCGAACGGACCCGCGAAATCTACCCCCGTATTCGTAAAGGCGCGTGAAAAAGTGGATCGTTCGGACGGAAGTGCACCCATAAGTTGCGTCTGAGCACGTTTTTTAAAGATCGTGCATGTCTTACAGTTGTGGATAATAGATCGGATCAAGTTTTTTACTCTTGGAATCCAATACTGAGCCCGCGTTAGCCGTAACATCAGCTGATTTTCTCCATGTAAGGAGACTTGATGAATAAACTGGATTATTAGGCGAGACAATACGCAGTTATATGGAAGGATAATCGGATGGCGCTCATTGTATGACAAATCGAGAGACGCACCGAGACGGCCACCAGTTCTCATCACTTCATCTTTATCGAGGAACGGATTAAGAGAGAGGATTTCACTTTTTGCATCGATGGGTTTACCGGATTTCAAACAACTATACTCCCGACCATATTTCTGCTTCTGCGTATTTATTATCAAACGTCTTGTCGTTGCTTTAATTTCTTCGGAAGAAATTAAGCAAGACTTTTGTTGAAAAGAAGCCTTTGTGTTTGGATGAGTTCTTTGAGAGAATCTCATAACATATGATAACACTCTCAAAGCTCTTGGCAAACTAGAAAAACGGTCAAGAATATCGTTGGAATTTCCCTGTATAGTTGTACAAGCATGTACACGTACCTGTTTTTCCTCTATTGTCGTCTCGTAGTCGTTTTGTTGTAATGGCCATTTGCATTGATCTTCTTGCAGCCAAGAAGGTCCCTGCCACCACAAGGTGTTTTCCACCAAATCCTGTGCCATAAGTCCCCGACTGGCTAAGTCTGCAGGGTTAGATCCTGAATCGACATGATTCCAATTTGCGTTGCCAACCTTTTCTATAATTTTCGTCACTCGATGGGATACAAACGTTGACCATGAACATGGTGGCTTGCGAATCCATGCGAGAACGATGGTCGAATCCGTCCATAGTTTAATGTTGAGATGAGTCAGCTCCAGGTTGCTGACGACAGATTCAACTGTTTCGGCCAGTAATACGGCGCCGCATAGTTCCAGACGTGGTAAAGATACAGTTTTGACAGGCGCTACTCTGGTTTTTGCCAATAGTAGGCTGACGAAAACTTCGTTGCTTGTCCTTACGCGCAGGTAGACCGTTGCTGCGTATGCTTTCTCGGATGCATCGCAGAAACCATGTATTGACACATCGTCCGTTGGCGAAAAGTGGACCCATCGTGgaatttttatgttgtttataTACCGGTGGTTATCCAAGAATGTATTCCAACGATCCAATGTGGTAGGAGAAACAACCTCGTCCCATTGTGTTCCTTCTAACCAAATATGTTGCATTATCATTTTGGCCGTGACTATTATCGGCGCCAGCCATCCTAATGGGTCAAATAGCTTGGCGATATCTGAGAGGATAGCTCTCTTTGTATATGATTCTGGGCTAAGTATgggttttgttttgaaataaaagaagTCAGTATGCGCATTCCATCTTATCCCAAGAGCCTTGACATCACTTGTGTCTTCGAAGTCTAAAAACTCCTTGTTAAGCAAGTGGTCTTTTGGAAGGCCTTGTAAAATTTTCCCACAGTTGGCTGTCCATTTTCTTAATGGGAAACCTGCCGACTCCAATGCTGTTTTGATCTCATTCCTAGCTTTAGTTGCAGCCTCTATAGAGTGTCCACCTGCTAAGACATCATCAACATACATGCACTTCCTGAGTATGTTCGAGGCTACTGGTAGTGAGCTTTCAACGTCGTCAGCTAATTGGAGTAACGTCCTTATTGCCAGATAAGGAGCGCAGTTGATTCCGAACGTCACCGTCTTCAATTCGAAAATATTGGTTTGTTCGGTCGGATGGTTGCGGAAAACGATTCGCTGGTACTTCGTTTGATCAGCTTTCAACAGGATTTGGCGATACATCTTCTCAATATCGCTATTGAagacatatttaaataatcgcCATCGCAGAATTAAAATGGTCAGATCTGCCTGAAGAACTGGACCGGGGAGAAGGATGTCATTCAGCGAAGTGCCGTTTGAAGTCGCTTGCGATGCATTGAACACCACACGCACCTTTGTCGATGTGCTCTCTTCCTTCTTTACGGCATGGTGAGGCAGATAATAGTTGTTACTAGAGTCGGCCGTTTGATTGGTATGTACCTTTGCCATATGACCCAGCTCAACATATTCATTTAACACTCTGTTGTATTCTTTTTGCAGGTTTTCGTCTCTGGACAACCGAGCTTCATTGCGATAAAACTGGGAGTACGCAATCTTTAAGGAACTACCTAGACTAATGTTGACCGGATAGTCTTTCTTGAATGGTAGCGATACAACGTACTTCCCGTCTTCATTTCGCTTCGTTGTCTTCTTATAGAGCTCTTCGCAATACCTGTCCTCCTCGCTGAGCTTCCTTTCCTTGGACATCTCTTCCAATTCCCAGAACGAAGCTAACCGCTTTTCCAGCGATATTTCGTTGTAATACGAGACGCAAGTGTTGGTTGGCTTAATTGTATTAGCACGCCCTGTGACTATCCAACCGAACACGGTCTCTTGCGCAAGGAGTGATCCCAGCACGTTCTTGCGTATACCATCCAGCATAATCTGGGGGTAGACGTCACCACCGAGTATGACGTCCACGGGTTCATTGACGAAGAACCTCTTATCCGCCAACGTGAGATCTGGGAAAGCCTGCCGAGTTAGTGCGCTAATATGGCAAGTCGGCAAGTTTCCCGTTAATTTCGGCAGAACCATCATGTTCGTTGTGATTGATACAAGTGGGTCAATTGGTGACCGCAACTCGACACAACATGCTTCCTTCACTTGCGCAGATACGGTGTTGTTGATGCCTGACACCTGGGCATTTATCCTCCTAACTGGCAAGTTGATTCTGCGCTTCAGCCTTTCTGTGATGAAAGAGCACTCTGACCCGGAGTCGATGAGTGCTCTTGCGGCATAAGTAACGCCgctgtaatttatatttatttgtgccGTTCCTAACAAGACACCTTTGTCGCTGTTAGCGAAGCACGACTGTACTTGAGTCGTTGGCTTGCCTTTCGACTTGTTGAAGTTGCGTCTCTGCTGCGCTTGCCTGGACGTAGACGGAATCTCGTCCGATGGCGTGGATGAGCCTCTTTGGCTGCTAGGCTGCACTGTCCTCAAATGTAGGAGTGTGTGATGCCTCGCG is part of the Bactrocera neohumeralis isolate Rockhampton unplaced genomic scaffold, APGP_CSIRO_Bneo_wtdbg2-racon-allhic-juicebox.fasta_v2 ctg3563, whole genome shotgun sequence genome and encodes:
- the LOC126767010 gene encoding uncharacterized protein LOC126767010, whose amino-acid sequence is MEAFMRLVDYVVEYESEFSAASKDISKNALVMQQDELREMWCKAKAVHDDLNSKGDMSSKDYALIKKKFKLGGQCYTRCMGAMKDMSEILSTPKDTEKSVEDHNNHSLPPCDTDVFKGDYLSWPTFRDMFTAVYIKSKRLSPVEKLYHLNKKTQGEAKVIVSKCPLTNDGFAMAWKGLTDMYENERILVETQVDILLDLPSIDKECSSSIKWLQREINSCISCLTANKVDIGNWDPIIIRICSKRLPQATLALWEQSVKNKTKTSKWEELDNFLTDRYRDLEAIERAKKSSNSVKPVSAPTQIKQNNNSHQNRLGAFQVSVEKSTCLMCKSADHKLRSCPMFLNMAPADRIKFAKRNNRCINCLGFGHLVPQCTSAFNCSTCHARHHTLLHLRTVQPSSQRGSSTPSDEIPSTSRQAQQRRNFNKSKGKPTTQVQSCFANSDKGVLLGTAQININYSGVTYAARALIDSGSECSFITERLKRRINLPVRRINAQVSGINNTVSAQVKEACCVELRSPIDPLVSITTNMMVLPKLTGNLPTCHISALTRQAFPDLTLADKRFFVNEPVDVILGGDVYPQIMLDGIRKNVLGSLLAQETVFGWIVTGRANTIKPTNTCVSYYNEISLEKRLASFWELEEMSKERKLSEEDRYCEELYKKTTKRNEDGKYVVSLPFKKDYPVNISLGSSLKIAYSQFYRNEARLSRDENLQKEYNRVLNEYVELGHMAKVHTNQTADSSNNYYLPHHAVKKEESTSTKVRVVFNASQATSNGTSLNDILLPGPVLQADLTILILRWRLFKYVFNSDIEKMYRQILLKADQTKYQRIVFRNHPTEQTNIFELKTVTFGINCAPYLAIRTLLQLADDVESSLPVASNILRKCMYVDDVLAGGHSIEAATKARNEIKTALESAGFPLRKWTANCGKILQGLPKDHLLNKEFLDFEDTSDVKALGIRWNAHTDFFYFKTKPILSPESYTKRAILSDIAKLFDPLGWLAPIIVTAKMIMQHIWLEGTQWDEVVSPTTLDRWNTFLDNHRYINNIKIPRWVHFSPTDDVSIHGFCDASEKAYAATVYLRVRTSNEVFVSLLLAKTRVAPVKTVSLPRLELCGAVLLAETVESVVSNLELTHLNIKLWTDSTIVLAWIRKPPCSWSTFVSHRVTKIIEKVGNANWNHVDSGSNPADLASRGLMAQDLVENTLWWQGPSWLQEDQCKWPLQQNDYETTIEEKQSCLNSRPLSPASNEPTDLEPLTPGHFLVGGHLMAPPEPDVNESSASIVNRWQKLKALHQSFCKRWKTEYLNEMQKRIKWKHPKTNIKTGELVVIKEDNLSPNEWRLGRIVNIHPGADTRVRVVDIITEKGQVTRPLAKLVLLPPYEEENLEAHPTQHNRFPATSEA